The region TAAATCACGCAGCCAAAGATGCTGTGTTTAAGTACAGGGTCGCAATGCCTTCATGGATTGATTAGTGCATGTAGTGCTGCTGATCACAGGGGGGTGGGGACACAAATGTCAGCCTCTAGTATCCCCATCTTGCTCACAAACAGacaagagacacacaaacacagacacacacacacatgaccgACGAACCATCACAAACAggtgagatgatgatgatgatgatgatagttCGGTTTTAATATTCACTTCTTTGATTCTTCCCTCGCAACTCTAAAGGTTTCTGTCTTTTGGAGAAGAAAGGAGGGTTGACAGAAGGGGGACAGTGGTTGACTGAGCAGGTCAAGAGGTAAAGAGAAGGTAGGGAGGAGTGAGAGCTCTAGGCAGCGTCACAGAGGATCTGCTCCAGCACGGTCAGCAGGTTCTTGAGGCCGTAGATGTAGCCGTGATCGTGGCTCTCGCTCGGGAAAACGTGGGCAAAGTCGATCATCCTGACCTCCACCTCCGTGTCTCCTCCACCACCCTCTGTTGCATTGCCTCCTCGTCCTTTCAGCTCCTCCTTTGCCTCTCTCCTGCCTctgccctccctctctccatcctcaTCCTTCCCTTCCAGTTGTGATTTGTTTCCGTTTCCATTTGGTGGTTGCTGCGCCTCACCTGTCCGTTTCCATGCAGAGTTGTCTTCTTCGCACAGTGCTGGGATGTTATCTCCAGAAACGGAGCTCAGTGTCGTCTGCACAGCATCACCGTCTCCGCTGTTGCCACGGAGATGACCCTTGGCACAGAGGTGGTGACCACCTTTCCTGTGGTTGGTGTAGATGGTGGACAGGCTGTAGTCCCAGGGCACTGGCACctgaatgttgttgttgttgtactcAGCCACTTCCTGTTCTGGCTTCGCCCCTTCCTGTCTCACTTTCCCCTCCCCGCGTCGGCCGCTGTCATCTGCCAATGACAACGAGGCAGTTTTCCCCGCAGTTGGGCTGATTGGCGGCGTGCTGAGAAAGGatgaaagggaggaggaggaggaagaggaggggaggcCCTCGTAGACGAAGAGAAGGGAGCTGGCGTAGAAGGCCAGCTGCTGCTGCGACTCAAACCAGCGGAGGATACATTGTACTCTGCGGATGCTGGCTGACACTGCATCCTTCCTCAGACTAACGCCATTATGGAAGAATTTAGCGAGgcctggaggagaggaaaggagaggaggggaaaggaaaggagagagaagagagttaTACACACTTGTGTCTGACTGGCTCTTCTTCTCTCGGCATACATGTGATTAAGCATGTGATAGCTTGAGAGTCCACACGTACCATCTTTAATGGTGTCCTTAGCCAGTCCCCTCCCGTAGTGCTGGTCATAGGAGTCAAATGTGTCACTGCACATCTTATACAcctgaaacaaaagaaaatacattatgTTAAGAGTGTGTgcgctgtgtttttgttggtcCTTGTCCCTTAACCCACAATATGTTCGTTTtcatatacatacatgtgtCTTATTACAGAACAAAGATTAATTTAGTTGTGAACTGACAGCAAATAACACAGCTCCTATTGCTCAGATCCTCCCTCATACGTCATCATATAATTTATGGAATTGCACGTCTAGAAAACAAGAGTTGTTCGTGCTGACGAAAAGCCAATACAC is a window of Sander vitreus isolate 19-12246 chromosome 21, sanVit1, whole genome shotgun sequence DNA encoding:
- the ipmkb gene encoding inositol polyphosphate multikinase; translation: MSTTQRQVMMESSLGLGRLELTPSSGTGGVSLTPRLSGGHPAKDKCGQLPLGPQVQAHLNGCVPLSHQVAGHKYGVDTVGILQHPDGTVLKQLQPPPRGPREKQFYSMVCAEDCCDPCLLQLQNHLPKYYGTWSSPDSPNDLYLKLEDVTRRFVKPCIMDVKLGQRSYDPFASQEKREQQIRKYPLMEEIGFLVLGMRVYKMCSDTFDSYDQHYGRGLAKDTIKDGLAKFFHNGVSLRKDAVSASIRRVQCILRWFESQQQLAFYASSLLFVYEGLPSSSSSSSLSSFLSTPPISPTAGKTASLSLADDSGRRGEGKVRQEGAKPEQEVAEYNNNNIQVPVPWDYSLSTIYTNHRKGGHHLCAKGHLRGNSGDGDAVQTTLSSVSGDNIPALCEEDNSAWKRTGEAQQPPNGNGNKSQLEGKDEDGEREGRGRREAKEELKGRGGNATEGGGGDTEVEVRMIDFAHVFPSESHDHGYIYGLKNLLTVLEQILCDAA